In Anopheles gambiae chromosome 2, idAnoGambNW_F1_1, whole genome shotgun sequence, a single window of DNA contains:
- the LOC1274096 gene encoding sodium-dependent phosphate transporter 1-A, translating into MDPFDPDILWLVILGFVIAFILAFGIGANDVANSFGTSVGSGVLTIRQACWLATVCEVSGAVLIGYKVSDTMRKGILEVEMYKGSEIELMLGCLSALGSSALWLLVATFLKMPISGTHSIVGSTIGFSLVARGTQGLKWNTLLTIVGSWFISPVLSGLVSVLLFWMIRKFILNAKNPLRAGLFSLPLFYGTTLAVNVFSIVHDGPKLLYMDNIPLWVALAVSITLGIVVATLVQLFIVPWQRRKILNGEKTQFTVGDSDGDSSSNGSPRRAKRPLSLVASDGKPLPAITETTELVSLSSQHQQQASQNGLVKKLSNELSPGGPYSFNPEIVKKANSLLGAHDKTSLDNTDLTVTSLNYIDELQSYHGNGRFHLGTYFDRRNSTNVSPKSPDSGHLINGGLKEQPTVIALQNGKSPTSPKSDSTLPITDYTLMPQNVLLSSTEQDIKKTDMCKIEAAAGLEHPLISATLSPNSSKVPLIGAKEGSEEDNRRQKPVEESEDVSTLFSFLQVLTATFGSFAHGGNDVSNAIGPLIALFMIYREGSVLQKSETPLLILLYGGLGISVGLWLWGRRVIETIGNDLTKITPSTGFTIEIGAALTVLIASKIGLPISTTHCKVGSVVFVGQANSRPATVDSGKHAHHAVTAQQKAVDWGLFRNIVYAWVVTVPVAALLSAGFMVALRAIVLP; encoded by the exons ATGGATCCCTTTGATCCCGATATTCTGTGGTTGGTGATCCTGGGCTTCGTAATAGCGTTTATTCTGGCATTTGGTATTGGTGCTAATGACGTTGCTAACTCGTTCGGTACGAGCGTTGGGTCGGGCGTGCTGACCATACGTCAGGCATGCTGGTTAGCCACCGTATGCGAAGTGTCCGGCGCTGTTCTCATAG GTTACAAGGTGTCCGATACGATGCGGAAAGGTATCCTAGAGGTCGAGATGTACAAGGGTAGCGAAATCGAGCTGATGCTTGGCTGCCTGTCGGCTCTCGGAAGCTCAGCGCTGTGGCTGCTGGTAGCAACGTTCCTTAAAATGCCCATCTCCGGCACACACAGCATTGTTGGATCGACGATCGGTTTCAGCCTGGTCGCCCGTGGCACGCAGGGACTCAAGTGGAACACACTGCTCACGATCGTTGGCTCATGGTTCATCTCGCCCGTGCTGAGCGGTTTGGTGAGCGTGCTGTTATTCTGGATGATTCGCAAATTCATCCTGAACGCGAAGAACCCTCTGCGGGCCGGACTGTTCTCGTTGCCGCTGTTCTATGGCACAACCTTGGCTGTGAATGTCTTTAGTATCGTGCACGATGGACCAAAAT TGCTGTACATGGATAATATCCCGCTGTGGGTGGCGCTTGCGGTCAGCATTACGCTTGGTATCGTCGTGGCAACGCTGGTACAGCTGTTTATTGTGCCGTGGCAAAGGCGTAAGATACTCAACGGCGAGAAGACCCAATTCACGGTCGGCGACTCAGATGGAGATTCGTCATCGAACGGTAGCCCGCGCCGGGCGAAGCGACCGCTCTCTCTGGTGGCCAGCGATGGTAAACCGCTGCCAGCAATTACCGAGACAACCGAGCTGGTTTCACTGTCGtcgcagcatcagcaacaggcCTCACAAAATGGGTTGGTGAAGAAGCTCTCAAATGAGCTTTCGCCGGGCGGACCCTACAGCTTCAATCCGGAGATTGTTAAGAAGGCAAACAGCTTGCTTGGCGCGCACGACAAAACCAGCTTGGACAACACGGACCTAACGGTGACAAGCCTGAACTACATCGATGAGTTGCAATCGTACCATGGCAATGGACGCTTCCATCTCGGCACGTACTTTGACCGTCGCAACAGTACCAACGTATCGCCGAAATCACCCGACTCGGGACATCTGATCAATGGAGGATTGAA AGAACAACCTACCGTAATCGCACTGCAGAATGGCAAATCACCCACCAGTCCGAAGAGCGACAGTACGCTTCCGATAACCGACTACACGCTAATGCCACAGAACGTGCTGCTGAGCAGCACGGAGCAAGACATCAAAAAGACAGACATGTGCAAGATTGAAGCAGCCGCCGGTTTGGAACATCCGCTCATCAGTGCAACGCTCTCACCCAACTCGAGCAAAGTGCCATTGATTGGTGCGAAGGAAGGCTCCGAGGAGGACAACCGAAGACAAAAGCCGGTCGAAGAGAGCGAAGACGTGTCAACCCTGTTCTCCTTCCTGCAGGTTCTCACTGCTACGTTTGGCAGCTTTGCGCACGGTGGCAATGATGTCAG CAATGCCATTGGACCGCTGATCGCGCTATTCATGATCTATCGCGAGGGTTCGGTGCTGCAAAAGTCGGAAACGCCACTGTTGATCCTGTTGTATGGAGGATTGGGCATTTCGGTCGGTCTGTGGCTGTGGGGTCGGCGTGTGATCGAAACGATCGGTAATGATCTCACCAAGATTACTCCATCGAC TGGTTTTACCATCGAAATCGGTGCCGCCCTGACTGTGCTAATAGCGTCCAAAATTGGTCTGCCCATTTCTACGACTCATTGTAAGGTGGGCTCAGTTGTGTTCGTTGGGCAGGCAAACTCACGGCCAGCGACAGTCGATAGCGGTAAGCATGCGCATCATGCCGTGACTGCGCAACAGAAAGCGGTTGATTGGGGGCTGTTCCGAAACATCGTGTATGCCTGGGTAGTCACTGTTCCGGTGGCAGCCCTGCTGAGTGCCGGTTTTATGGTTGCCCTTCGCGCTATCGTGTTGCCTTAA